The nucleotide window GTTTTCATGGCGTGTCTCCTAAATATCGGGGGATGGGGATCATCCTTTGCAGCTTTAAGCGTGCGCCCGAGGCGTTGCTGGCGTGTGACTGAAAAGGGGGCTTTTGTAACGCCGTGTTGCAGGCCACGTTCGGGTAACATTTGGTTACCAAGTTCCCATCACGGCTTTATCTAAAAGCGCTATATTGGGATCATGGAAAGAACACCGCACATATTGATCGTCGATGACGACCGCGAAATTCGCGACTTGCTGAACCGCTTTTTGGTGAAGCACGGTTTGCGGGTCAGCACGGCTGCGGACGGTCGCGAAATGTTGATGGCGCTTCAAGGCGGCGCCATCGACCTGATCGTTTTGGATTTGATGCTGCCCGGCGAAGATGGCTTGACCTTGACGCGCAATCTGCGCGCCAGCGGCGCGGCGCAAAGCGGCACCCAGGGCGGCGCGATCCCGATCATCATGCTCACCGCAATGGGCGAGGAAATGGACCGCATCGTCGGTTTGGAAATGGGTGCCGACGACTATCTGGCCAAGCCTTTCAATCCGCGTGAACTGCTGGCGCGCATCAAGGCGGTGCTGCGCCGATTCGAAACCTTGCCGGCGTCGTACGTAAACTCCGGCACCAGCGACAGTGTGCGCTGCTTCGCGGGCTGGACGCTCAATCTCAGTTCGCAGGTTTTGCGCAATCCCAATGGTGAAACGGTGACCATCAGCGGCGGCGAGTTCGAGTTCCTGCACGCCTTCGTCACCCATCCAGGGCGGGTTCTTAACCGCGATCAATTGTTGGATCTGGCGCGCGGGCGCGATGCTCAACCGTTCGACCGCGCCGTTGACGTGCAGGTCAGCCGGTTGCGCAAAAAGATCGAGCCTGATCCGAAGACCCCCACCTTCATCAAAACCGTGCGCGGTGGCGGCTATATGTTTACGCCGTCCGTCACGACCCCCAAGCCCGAAGAAAAGGGCCGCAACGAGGTGCAGGAATGAAACCGTGGCCGCAAACCATCATGGGGCGGACCTTGACGGTGCTGTTGATGGGCATCGTGTTGACCACGATGATCTCGTTCGCTTATCAGTTCATGGAACGCCGTGCGTTGCTGTCGACCATCGGTGGCTGGCATGGGGCGGAGCGCATTTCGGACATCATCGCCAAGGTCGAACTGGCCCAGCCCATCGACCGCGCGACCTTGGCGCGGTCATTCGAAACCCCCGGATTTCGCGCCGCATGGAGCTTGGAAACCTCGTTGGCGCCAATGGACCTGGACTGGCAGGGCCGACAAGTGAAACGCGCCTTGGAAGAGTTCCTCGGCGATATTTCGCCCGACAGCCTGCGCATCGAAATAACCAGTTACCGCAATGCCTCGACCGCAGTGCCGCATACGCGCATGAAGGAATGGCGTAAACGTCTGGAAATGCAGCGTCATGCAGAATCCATGG belongs to Magnetovibrio sp. and includes:
- a CDS encoding response regulator produces the protein MERTPHILIVDDDREIRDLLNRFLVKHGLRVSTAADGREMLMALQGGAIDLIVLDLMLPGEDGLTLTRNLRASGAAQSGTQGGAIPIIMLTAMGEEMDRIVGLEMGADDYLAKPFNPRELLARIKAVLRRFETLPASYVNSGTSDSVRCFAGWTLNLSSQVLRNPNGETVTISGGEFEFLHAFVTHPGRVLNRDQLLDLARGRDAQPFDRAVDVQVSRLRKKIEPDPKTPTFIKTVRGGGYMFTPSVTTPKPEEKGRNEVQE